The following are encoded together in the Bradyrhizobium sp. CCGUVB1N3 genome:
- the eda gene encoding bifunctional 4-hydroxy-2-oxoglutarate aldolase/2-dehydro-3-deoxy-phosphogluconate aldolase, whose amino-acid sequence MTTTAKQEKLAALFKAATVIPVLTIERLEDAVPLARALVAGGVKTLEVTLRTSVAIEAAKAMISEVPEAIVGIGTILNPADLARAEKLGVKFGISPGGTPDLLKAAADSALPFAPGIATASELMQALAFGFDLAKFFPAEQAGGIKGLRALGGPFPNVRFCPTGGVGEANAATWLAEPNVLAVGGSWLCPAAEIRAGNWAGITAICQRTLKGLKAT is encoded by the coding sequence ATGACCACGACTGCCAAACAGGAAAAGCTCGCGGCGCTGTTCAAGGCCGCGACCGTCATCCCCGTCCTCACCATCGAGCGTCTCGAGGACGCCGTGCCGCTGGCGCGCGCCCTCGTTGCCGGTGGCGTCAAGACGCTGGAGGTGACGCTGCGCACCTCCGTGGCGATCGAGGCGGCAAAGGCGATGATATCGGAGGTGCCGGAGGCGATCGTCGGCATCGGCACCATTCTCAACCCGGCCGACCTTGCGCGTGCCGAGAAGCTCGGCGTCAAGTTCGGCATCAGCCCGGGCGGCACGCCCGATCTGTTGAAGGCCGCCGCCGACAGCGCCTTGCCCTTTGCCCCGGGCATTGCGACTGCGTCCGAGCTGATGCAGGCGTTGGCATTCGGCTTCGATCTGGCAAAGTTCTTCCCGGCGGAGCAGGCCGGCGGCATCAAGGGCCTGCGGGCGCTGGGCGGTCCGTTCCCCAATGTGCGCTTTTGCCCCACCGGCGGCGTCGGCGAGGCCAATGCGGCGACCTGGCTCGCCGAGCCGAACGTGCTGGCGGTCGGCGGTTCCTGGCTATGCCCGGCTGCGGAGATCAGGGCGGGGAACTGGGCCGGCATAACTGCCATCTGCCAGCGCACCCTGAAAGGCCTCAAAGCCACGTGA
- the glsA gene encoding glutaminase A: protein MTPLSPPASAWTQSKPPLLRFLNHCLTEFSAETSGAVADYIPELSKADPAYFGISLATLDGHVYEVGDSRVPFTIQSMSKPFVFALALDMLGAARVESAIGVEPSGDPFNSIRLNAENHPFNPMVNAGAIACTGLIQESKGEAAFEEIRKALSRFAGRELDVDEAVYTSESQTGDRNRAIAYLLRTNAVIKDNVADVLDVYFRQCAVLVTARDIAVMAATLANRGVNPVTGEQVMTPYAISRTLSVMTSSGMYDYAGEWIYRIGIPAKSGVGGGILAALPARLGLGSYSPKLDKHGNSVRGIKVCEALSSHYDLHMLNRSDDARNAIIADYHIGQSPSRRVRRLREREILAAHEEEVRVIELVGTLSLSAVDYVSRRLAARPRPQLVIFDLHRVTSTTRAGARLVAEAFEDLAALNVTVVLSGVQRTSREWTALREWTATLKNVRDFYLLDTAIEWAEDQIVYRYGGAIDFHETTELVEQPLLAGLDEEELTDLGSLCTIRTYQTGARIVAAGDPADSLFFLRSGAVHVTLPDGVRLATLTAGMAFGEMALLESTRSADVLADMAATAFEVPLKDFERFRQQHPHASERIMRNLAQLLADRLIVANAKVDILTST from the coding sequence ATGACACCGCTATCACCGCCCGCCAGCGCCTGGACGCAATCGAAGCCGCCTTTGCTGCGGTTCCTGAACCATTGTCTCACCGAATTCTCTGCCGAGACCTCCGGCGCGGTGGCCGACTACATTCCCGAGCTCAGCAAGGCCGATCCTGCCTATTTCGGCATCAGCCTCGCGACGTTGGACGGTCACGTCTATGAAGTCGGCGACAGCCGGGTCCCCTTCACCATCCAGTCGATGTCAAAGCCGTTCGTGTTCGCGCTGGCGCTCGACATGCTGGGCGCGGCGCGCGTCGAGAGCGCGATCGGCGTCGAGCCCTCCGGCGATCCCTTCAACTCGATCCGGCTCAACGCCGAGAACCACCCGTTCAACCCGATGGTCAACGCCGGAGCCATCGCCTGCACCGGGCTGATCCAGGAGAGCAAGGGCGAAGCCGCCTTCGAGGAGATCCGAAAAGCCCTCAGTCGCTTCGCCGGCCGCGAGCTGGACGTGGACGAGGCCGTCTACACTTCGGAGAGCCAGACCGGCGATCGCAACCGCGCCATCGCGTATCTCCTGCGCACCAATGCGGTGATCAAGGACAACGTCGCTGATGTGCTCGACGTCTATTTCCGGCAATGCGCGGTACTCGTCACCGCGCGCGACATCGCGGTGATGGCGGCGACGCTCGCCAACCGCGGCGTCAATCCGGTCACCGGCGAGCAGGTGATGACACCTTACGCAATCTCTCGGACACTGTCGGTGATGACGTCGTCGGGCATGTACGACTATGCCGGCGAATGGATCTACCGGATCGGCATTCCCGCCAAGAGCGGCGTCGGCGGCGGCATCCTCGCAGCCCTACCCGCCCGGCTCGGGCTCGGCAGCTATTCGCCAAAGCTCGACAAGCACGGCAACAGCGTGCGCGGCATCAAGGTCTGCGAAGCGCTGTCCTCGCATTACGACCTGCACATGCTCAACCGCAGCGACGACGCGCGCAATGCGATCATCGCGGATTATCACATCGGCCAGAGCCCGTCGCGCCGCGTTCGCCGCCTCAGGGAGCGCGAGATCCTCGCAGCCCACGAGGAGGAGGTGCGGGTCATCGAGCTCGTCGGCACGCTGTCGCTCTCGGCCGTCGACTACGTCTCGCGGCGGCTCGCCGCGCGGCCGCGGCCGCAGCTCGTGATCTTCGACCTGCACCGCGTCACCTCGACCACACGCGCCGGCGCGCGGCTCGTGGCCGAGGCCTTCGAAGATCTCGCGGCGCTGAACGTTACCGTGGTCCTGTCCGGCGTCCAGCGCACCTCGCGGGAATGGACCGCGCTTCGCGAATGGACGGCAACGCTGAAGAACGTTCGCGACTTCTACCTGCTCGACACCGCGATCGAATGGGCCGAAGACCAGATCGTCTATCGCTATGGTGGAGCGATCGATTTTCACGAGACCACGGAGCTCGTCGAGCAGCCGCTGCTTGCAGGCCTCGACGAGGAAGAGCTGACCGATCTCGGCTCGCTCTGCACGATCCGCACCTATCAGACCGGCGCGAGGATCGTCGCGGCCGGCGATCCCGCCGATTCCCTGTTCTTCCTGCGCAGCGGGGCGGTGCACGTCACGCTGCCCGACGGCGTCCGCCTGGCGACGCTGACGGCCGGCATGGCCTTCGGTGAAATGGCGCTGCTCGAATCGACCCGCTCCGCGGACGTGCTGGCCGACATGGCGGCGACCGCTTTCGAGGTGCCGTTGAAGGATTTCGAGCGTTTTCGCCAGCAACATCCGCATGCCAGCGAGCGCATCATGCGCAATTTGGCGCAGCTCCTCGCAGACCGGCTGATCGTCGCCAACGCCAAGGTGGATATCCTGACGTCGACGTAG
- a CDS encoding thiolase family protein: MSFITGVGLTPYGKHEGSSSLDLMSRAAQLALDDAGLTRTEIDGVLCGYSTVSPHIMLATVFAEHFGIRPSYAHAVQVGGATGLAMTMLAHHLVEAGVVRHVLVVAGENRLTGQSRDASIQALAQVGHPDYEVPLGPTIPAYYGLVASRYMHEYGVTEEDLAEFAVLMRAHACAHPGAQFHEPITVVDVMASKPVALPLKLLDCCPVSDGGAAFVISRERIGEAGVRVRGCAQAHTHQHVTAAPALGELGAEISIARAKQTSGLAIPDVRYAAVYDSFTITLAMLLEDLGLAGRGEAAVRVRSGYFSRDGRMPLNTHGGLLSYGHCGVGGAMAHLVETHLQMTGRAGTRQVRDASIALLHGDGGALSSHVSMFLERVR, translated from the coding sequence ATGAGCTTCATCACCGGCGTCGGGCTCACGCCTTACGGCAAGCATGAAGGCTCATCCTCGCTCGACCTGATGAGCCGTGCGGCCCAGCTTGCGCTCGACGATGCCGGGCTGACGCGCACGGAGATTGACGGTGTCCTCTGCGGCTATTCGACGGTGTCGCCGCACATCATGCTGGCGACCGTCTTCGCGGAGCATTTCGGCATCCGCCCCAGCTACGCCCACGCCGTGCAGGTCGGCGGCGCGACGGGGCTCGCGATGACCATGCTCGCGCACCACCTGGTCGAGGCCGGCGTGGTTCGGCATGTGCTCGTTGTGGCCGGCGAGAACCGTCTCACCGGGCAGAGCCGCGATGCTTCGATCCAGGCGCTGGCGCAGGTCGGCCATCCCGATTACGAGGTGCCCCTCGGCCCGACCATCCCCGCCTATTACGGCCTCGTCGCGTCCCGCTATATGCACGAATACGGCGTGACGGAGGAGGACCTTGCGGAGTTCGCCGTGCTGATGCGCGCGCACGCATGCGCCCATCCCGGCGCGCAGTTCCACGAGCCGATCACGGTTGTGGACGTGATGGCGTCCAAGCCTGTGGCGCTGCCGTTGAAACTGCTCGATTGCTGCCCGGTATCCGATGGCGGCGCCGCCTTCGTGATCAGTCGCGAGCGGATCGGCGAGGCCGGCGTGCGGGTCCGCGGCTGCGCGCAGGCGCATACCCATCAGCACGTTACAGCAGCTCCGGCGCTTGGCGAGCTTGGCGCCGAGATTTCGATCGCGCGCGCGAAACAGACTTCAGGGCTTGCGATACCAGATGTGCGCTATGCCGCCGTCTATGACAGCTTTACAATCACGCTCGCGATGTTGCTCGAAGACCTCGGCCTCGCCGGACGCGGCGAGGCCGCAGTGCGCGTGCGGTCCGGATATTTTAGCCGCGACGGACGCATGCCGCTCAACACCCATGGCGGTCTTCTCAGCTACGGACATTGCGGCGTCGGCGGCGCGATGGCGCATCTGGTCGAGACGCATCTCCAGATGACCGGACGCGCGGGCACTCGTCAGGTCCGCGACGCCTCGATCGCGCTGCTGCATGGCGACGGCGGCGCGTTATCCTCGCATGTCAGCATGTTCCTGGAGCGGGTGCGATGA
- a CDS encoding carboxymuconolactone decarboxylase family protein encodes MARIDYADPSMASERTRDILAKNRNANIFRMMSHSPDYFVQYCRLGGAIRSRGELDPIVRELAITRTGILCEAPYEVIAHKRIGRNVGVTDEQNEALANWQAATCFTETQRAALAFADEIVKLNKPTDATFKAIAAMLTPGALVELQLSVGFYIMTSKFLETFEIDLQPVTEVVG; translated from the coding sequence ATGGCCCGTATCGACTACGCCGATCCTTCCATGGCGTCCGAGCGTACCCGCGACATTCTCGCCAAGAATCGCAACGCCAATATTTTCCGCATGATGTCGCATTCGCCTGATTATTTCGTGCAGTATTGCCGACTGGGCGGTGCGATCCGGAGCCGGGGCGAGCTTGACCCGATCGTGCGGGAACTTGCGATCACGCGGACCGGGATTCTCTGCGAGGCGCCTTACGAGGTCATCGCGCACAAGCGCATCGGCAGGAATGTCGGCGTCACCGACGAGCAGAACGAGGCGCTCGCGAACTGGCAGGCGGCGACGTGCTTTACCGAGACGCAGCGCGCGGCGCTCGCGTTCGCAGACGAGATCGTCAAGCTGAACAAGCCGACGGACGCGACCTTCAAGGCGATCGCCGCAATGCTCACGCCGGGCGCGCTGGTCGAATTGCAGCTTTCGGTCGGCTTCTACATCATGACGTCGAAATTTCTTGAGACGTTTGAGATCGACCTCCAGCCGGTGACGGAGGTCGTGGGCTAA
- a CDS encoding IclR family transcriptional regulator, which translates to MGRRSERLSRQNVLAGEAGESDVIQVVSRAFDVLRCFESHEARLGNLEISNRCGLPRSTVSRLTHTLTRMGQLVYLPRDQKYRIGPSAVAMSASMMKGAQLRNLIRLRLEDIAEQLPGTVGFVIPDRFHLVYLEFARSASALGLHEGTGSRIAMASTAAGAAYTAALQPEIGDALVAEMEREAPEAARLLKPRIEANREFLREHGYVVACGLWSPHINGVAVPMWSPQYQTVVVVTIGLLAAMYDEERLHSEVGPLMVKLGKAVGDLLEGAEGDFLNNRLERKPIAMAVRNNNKPIAPGGLNELEAGTRRARPARSLRAGDGRR; encoded by the coding sequence ATGGGACGACGTTCGGAGCGGTTGAGCAGGCAAAATGTCCTCGCTGGCGAAGCCGGCGAAAGTGATGTGATCCAGGTGGTGTCGCGCGCATTCGATGTGTTGCGATGCTTCGAGAGCCACGAGGCGCGGCTCGGCAATCTTGAAATCTCCAACCGCTGCGGCCTGCCGCGCTCGACGGTGTCGCGGCTCACGCACACGCTGACGCGCATGGGGCAGCTGGTCTATCTGCCGCGCGATCAAAAGTATCGGATCGGGCCGAGCGCGGTCGCCATGAGCGCCTCGATGATGAAGGGCGCGCAACTGCGCAACCTCATCCGCCTGCGGCTCGAGGACATCGCCGAGCAATTGCCGGGGACGGTGGGCTTCGTCATCCCCGATCGATTCCATCTCGTCTATCTCGAGTTCGCTCGCTCGGCGAGCGCGCTCGGCCTGCACGAGGGAACCGGCAGCCGGATCGCGATGGCCTCGACCGCCGCGGGCGCCGCTTATACGGCGGCGTTGCAGCCGGAGATCGGCGATGCCCTGGTTGCGGAGATGGAGCGGGAGGCGCCGGAGGCGGCCCGGCTGCTGAAGCCGCGCATCGAAGCCAATCGCGAGTTCCTGCGCGAGCACGGCTATGTCGTGGCCTGCGGCCTGTGGAGCCCCCACATCAACGGCGTCGCGGTGCCGATGTGGTCGCCGCAATATCAGACCGTCGTGGTGGTCACGATCGGCCTGTTGGCAGCGATGTATGACGAGGAGCGGTTGCACAGCGAGGTTGGGCCGCTGATGGTCAAGCTCGGCAAGGCGGTCGGCGACCTGCTCGAAGGCGCCGAGGGCGATTTCCTCAACAACCGTCTCGAGCGCAAGCCGATCGCGATGGCCGTGCGAAACAATAACAAGCCGATCGCGCCGGGGGGATTGAATGAACTGGAAGCCGGAACTCGACGAGCTCGCCCGGCGCGAAGCCTTCGCGCGGGAGATGGGCGGCGTTGA
- a CDS encoding acyl-CoA carboxylase subunit beta produces MNWKPELDELARREAFAREMGGVDKVKRQHDQGRLTVRERIDGLIDKGSFHEIGAVSGIGEYDAHGELKHVTPANCVFGRARVDGRTVVVVGDDFTVRGGSADASISAKPLMAEEMAHDFRLPIIRIIEGSGGGGSVKTIETKGAANLPGGIGGTRWYRFTTENLARVPVVALGLGSVAGLGAARLAASHYSIMTKNSAMFVAGPPVVKRLGQDLSKQDLGGADIQTRAGAVDHAVETEAEAFACARRFLSYLPASVYELPPTLPCHDDPERIDEALTKAVPRSRRQVYKMRPIIESVVDKGSFFEVAGNFGKPIIVGLARLEGRAVMLLASDPFHYGGSWTADACQKVVRWVDFAETFHLPIVYLMDCPGFMIGLDAEKAATIRHGVRAMAAVNQTTVPWCTVILRNAFGVAGVVHQPADRFSIRYAWPSAYWGSLPLEGGIEAAYRADIDAAEDKAAKLKEIEERLNKLRSPFRSAEKFWVEEIIDPRKTRPLLCEFARLAEPLRTPGPPGNMTIRP; encoded by the coding sequence ATGAACTGGAAGCCGGAACTCGACGAGCTCGCCCGGCGCGAAGCCTTCGCGCGGGAGATGGGCGGCGTTGACAAGGTCAAGCGACAGCATGACCAGGGCCGGCTGACTGTTCGGGAGCGTATCGACGGGCTGATCGACAAAGGCAGCTTTCACGAGATCGGTGCCGTCTCCGGCATCGGTGAATACGACGCGCATGGCGAGCTCAAGCATGTGACGCCGGCGAACTGCGTGTTCGGCCGCGCCAGGGTCGACGGCCGCACGGTGGTGGTGGTCGGCGACGATTTCACCGTGCGTGGCGGCTCGGCTGATGCGTCGATCTCCGCCAAGCCGCTGATGGCGGAGGAGATGGCGCACGATTTCCGCCTGCCGATCATCCGCATCATCGAAGGCTCCGGCGGCGGCGGCTCGGTGAAGACCATCGAGACCAAGGGCGCGGCGAACCTGCCGGGCGGCATCGGCGGCACGCGCTGGTATCGCTTCACGACGGAGAACCTCGCGCGCGTGCCCGTCGTGGCGCTGGGGCTCGGTTCGGTCGCGGGTCTTGGCGCCGCGCGGCTTGCCGCCAGCCACTACTCCATCATGACCAAAAATTCCGCGATGTTCGTCGCGGGACCGCCGGTGGTGAAGCGGCTCGGGCAGGATCTGTCCAAGCAGGATCTCGGCGGCGCCGATATCCAGACCCGCGCCGGCGCGGTCGATCATGCCGTCGAGACCGAGGCCGAGGCGTTCGCCTGCGCGCGGCGCTTCCTGTCCTACCTGCCGGCGTCGGTCTACGAATTGCCGCCGACGCTGCCTTGCCATGACGATCCGGAACGCATTGACGAAGCCCTGACGAAGGCCGTGCCGCGGAGCCGCCGGCAGGTCTACAAGATGCGCCCCATTATCGAGTCCGTCGTCGACAAGGGCTCGTTCTTCGAGGTCGCCGGCAATTTCGGCAAGCCGATCATCGTTGGCCTCGCGCGGCTCGAGGGCAGGGCGGTGATGCTGCTTGCCAGCGATCCCTTCCACTATGGCGGCTCATGGACCGCGGATGCCTGTCAGAAGGTGGTGCGCTGGGTCGATTTCGCGGAGACCTTTCATCTGCCGATCGTCTATCTCATGGATTGCCCGGGCTTCATGATCGGGTTGGACGCCGAGAAGGCGGCCACGATCCGCCACGGCGTGCGCGCCATGGCTGCGGTCAACCAGACCACGGTGCCCTGGTGCACGGTGATCCTGCGCAACGCGTTTGGCGTGGCCGGCGTCGTGCATCAGCCCGCCGATCGCTTCTCGATCCGCTACGCCTGGCCGTCGGCCTATTGGGGCTCGCTGCCGCTCGAAGGCGGCATCGAGGCCGCTTACCGCGCCGACATCGACGCCGCCGAGGACAAGGCGGCGAAGCTGAAGGAGATCGAGGAGCGCCTCAACAAGCTGCGCTCGCCGTTCCGCTCGGCCGAAAAGTTCTGGGTCGAGGAGATCATCGACCCCCGCAAGACGCGGCCCCTGCTGTGCGAGTTCGCGCGGCTGGCGGAGCCGCTCAGGACGCCGGGGCCGCCGGGGAACATGACGATCAGGCCGTAG
- a CDS encoding CaiB/BaiF CoA-transferase family protein, with amino-acid sequence MGPLKGIKVIDMTTVLMGPYATQMLGDYGADIIKVESLEGDVTRLIGPMRHAGMGPVFLNTNRSKRSICLDLKKPAGRDAVLRLIKDADALVYNVRPQAMARLQLGYDVVSAINPRLVYAGVFGFGQDGPYAAKPAYDDLIQGATALPALMAQTGDGVPRYVPNALVDRIVGLTAVGAICASLVHRDRTGRGQRVDIPMFETMAGFVMGDHMGGLTFEPPLDKGGYARHLSRDRRPYKTADGYLSVIVYNDKQWQNFFEATGRDDLRADKRFATFAGRAANIDFVYAELARIFETRATAEWIELLTKADVPVMPMHDLQTILHDPHLEATDFFPVVNHPTEGPIRSMKVTATWSDTDAEPSRLAPRLNQHGAEILKEIGYSADEIAALVRDGVTRSPPE; translated from the coding sequence ATGGGGCCGTTGAAGGGCATCAAGGTCATCGACATGACGACCGTGCTGATGGGGCCGTATGCGACCCAGATGCTCGGCGACTATGGTGCCGACATCATCAAGGTGGAGTCGCTCGAAGGCGACGTCACCCGCCTGATCGGCCCGATGCGACATGCCGGCATGGGTCCGGTATTCCTCAACACCAATCGCAGCAAGCGCTCGATCTGCCTCGATCTGAAGAAGCCCGCGGGCCGCGACGCCGTGCTGCGGCTCATCAAGGACGCCGACGCCCTCGTCTATAACGTCCGGCCGCAGGCCATGGCGCGCCTTCAGCTCGGCTATGACGTGGTCTCCGCGATCAACCCGCGCCTCGTCTATGCCGGCGTGTTCGGCTTCGGCCAGGACGGGCCCTATGCCGCAAAACCCGCCTATGACGATCTGATCCAGGGCGCAACCGCGCTGCCTGCGCTGATGGCGCAGACCGGCGACGGCGTGCCGCGCTACGTGCCGAACGCGCTGGTCGACCGCATCGTCGGTCTCACCGCGGTCGGCGCGATCTGCGCCAGCCTCGTGCATCGCGACCGCACCGGGCGCGGCCAGCGCGTCGACATCCCGATGTTCGAGACCATGGCCGGCTTCGTCATGGGCGATCACATGGGCGGGCTCACCTTCGAGCCGCCGCTCGACAAGGGCGGCTACGCGCGGCATCTGTCGCGCGACCGCAGGCCCTACAAGACTGCGGACGGCTATCTCAGCGTGATCGTCTACAACGACAAGCAGTGGCAGAACTTCTTCGAGGCGACCGGCCGTGACGATCTGCGCGCCGACAAGAGGTTCGCGACCTTTGCCGGCCGCGCTGCGAACATCGATTTCGTCTATGCCGAGCTCGCGCGCATCTTCGAGACGCGCGCGACCGCCGAATGGATCGAGCTTTTGACCAAGGCCGACGTGCCGGTCATGCCGATGCACGATTTGCAAACGATCCTGCATGATCCTCATCTCGAGGCGACCGATTTTTTTCCGGTGGTCAACCATCCGACCGAAGGCCCGATCCGCAGCATGAAGGTCACCGCGACGTGGTCGGACACCGACGCCGAACCGTCACGGCTCGCACCGCGGCTGAACCAGCACGGCGCGGAGATCCTGAAGGAGATCGGCTATTCCGCCGATGAGATTGCTGCTCTGGTGCGCGACGGCGTGACCCGCTCGCCGCCGGAGTAG
- a CDS encoding nucleoside triphosphate pyrophosphohydrolase family protein, with product MDIDEFAAWAATIAKVEEHPTNERLSYLGLGLTAEAGEVADHIKKLLRDGWLDQAGLVDELGDTMYYWACLCAATGQKPSELLAKSAARINRRLREAASR from the coding sequence ATGGACATCGATGAATTCGCGGCCTGGGCTGCGACGATAGCCAAGGTCGAAGAGCACCCGACCAACGAGCGGCTGTCCTATCTCGGTCTCGGCCTGACGGCCGAGGCCGGCGAGGTCGCCGATCACATCAAGAAGCTCTTGCGCGACGGCTGGCTCGATCAGGCCGGCCTCGTCGATGAGCTCGGCGACACCATGTACTACTGGGCCTGCCTGTGTGCGGCGACTGGCCAGAAGCCGTCCGAGCTGCTGGCCAAGAGCGCCGCCAGGATCAACAGGCGCCTGCGCGAGGCGGCGAGCCGCTAG
- a CDS encoding Zn-ribbon domain-containing OB-fold protein, translating into MSARIADWTKGEAAIVYQRCGSCGGLQYFHRAFCAACGAPDPREHRASGKGRVYATTLVCRAATPETRAHVPYNILLVDCAEGFRMMAHGEKDISIGDEVTAQFVSFAGKLVPFFTKV; encoded by the coding sequence ATGAGCGCGCGAATCGCGGACTGGACGAAAGGCGAAGCAGCGATCGTCTATCAACGCTGCGGGTCGTGCGGCGGCCTGCAGTATTTCCATCGCGCTTTCTGTGCGGCGTGTGGTGCGCCTGATCCGCGGGAACATCGCGCGAGCGGCAAGGGCAGGGTCTATGCAACGACGCTCGTCTGCCGCGCGGCCACGCCCGAGACGCGCGCGCATGTGCCCTACAACATCCTGCTCGTCGATTGCGCCGAGGGCTTTCGCATGATGGCGCACGGTGAGAAGGATATTTCGATCGGCGATGAGGTCACCGCGCAGTTCGTCTCGTTTGCCGGGAAGCTCGTTCCGTTTTTCACCAAGGTTTAG
- a CDS encoding DUF3732 domain-containing protein — protein MLDERELNVKFVNQGATKPDFLWEIGSGENWMAYHLATILALHGIFLKRDSHNPVPTFLVIDQPSQVYFPSDTFEEILQNPDARTIDRRRSTRHLDDLESTRQIFRALARAHKSFKARLQIIVLDHADRHAWGEIEGVEEVANWRGEADFLIPSAWLPKQ, from the coding sequence TTGCTCGATGAACGCGAATTGAATGTTAAGTTCGTGAATCAGGGGGCAACCAAGCCAGATTTCCTATGGGAGATCGGAAGTGGCGAAAATTGGATGGCTTACCATCTTGCAACAATTCTTGCGTTGCATGGAATTTTCCTGAAGCGCGACAGTCACAACCCTGTCCCCACCTTCTTGGTGATCGACCAGCCAAGCCAAGTCTATTTTCCTTCAGACACGTTCGAGGAAATCCTCCAAAACCCAGACGCCAGAACTATTGATCGCAGGCGCTCGACGCGGCACTTAGACGATCTAGAGAGTACGCGTCAGATTTTTAGAGCCCTCGCGCGCGCCCATAAGAGTTTCAAAGCGCGACTTCAAATCATCGTTCTTGATCACGCAGATCGCCACGCTTGGGGCGAGATTGAAGGCGTCGAAGAGGTTGCGAATTGGCGCGGAGAGGCGGATTTTCTGATTCCCTCCGCTTGGCTGCCCAAACAATGA
- a CDS encoding acetyl-CoA acetyltransferase, whose product MTASIVGWAHTPFGKFDTEIVESLVTRVANEALADAGISAGDVDEIVLGHFNAGFSPQDFTASLVLQADPHLRFKPATRVENACATGSAAVHQGLRAIAAGAAKIVLVVGVEQMTRTPGPEIGKNLLKASYLPEDGDTVGGFAGVFGKIASAYFQKYGDQSDALALIAAKNHKNGVANPFAQMRKDFGFEFCRSESEKNPYVAGPLKRTDCSLVSDGAAALVLADAETAKGMSKSIGFRATAHAQDFLPMSKRDILQFEGCTVAWQRALEKAGVSLADLSFVETHDCFTVAELIEYEAMGLTPRGQGARAIKEGWTLKDGKLPVNPSGGLKSKGHPIGATGVSMHVMTAMQLAGQAPEGMQIKGARLGGIFNMGGAAVANYVSVLEPLK is encoded by the coding sequence ATGACCGCCAGCATCGTCGGATGGGCGCACACGCCGTTCGGCAAGTTCGACACCGAGATCGTCGAAAGCCTCGTCACGCGCGTTGCCAATGAGGCGCTCGCCGATGCCGGCATCTCGGCTGGCGATGTCGACGAGATCGTGCTCGGTCATTTCAACGCCGGCTTCTCGCCGCAGGATTTTACCGCCTCGCTGGTGCTCCAGGCCGATCCGCATTTGCGCTTCAAGCCGGCGACCCGTGTCGAGAACGCCTGCGCCACCGGCTCGGCCGCCGTGCATCAGGGCCTGCGCGCGATCGCGGCCGGCGCTGCCAAAATCGTGCTGGTCGTCGGCGTCGAGCAGATGACGCGCACGCCGGGTCCGGAGATCGGCAAGAACCTCCTGAAGGCGTCCTATCTGCCGGAAGACGGCGACACCGTTGGCGGCTTCGCCGGCGTGTTCGGCAAGATCGCCAGCGCCTATTTCCAGAAATACGGCGACCAGTCCGACGCGCTGGCGCTGATCGCGGCCAAGAACCACAAGAACGGCGTTGCCAACCCCTTCGCCCAGATGCGCAAGGATTTTGGCTTCGAGTTCTGCCGCTCCGAAAGCGAGAAGAATCCTTACGTCGCCGGTCCCCTGAAGCGCACCGACTGCTCGCTCGTCTCCGACGGCGCTGCGGCACTGGTGCTGGCCGACGCCGAGACCGCCAAGGGCATGAGCAAGTCGATCGGCTTCCGCGCCACCGCGCATGCCCAGGACTTCCTGCCGATGAGCAAGCGCGACATCCTCCAGTTCGAAGGCTGCACGGTTGCCTGGCAGCGCGCGCTTGAGAAGGCCGGCGTGTCGCTCGCCGACCTCTCCTTCGTCGAGACCCACGACTGCTTCACGGTCGCCGAGCTGATCGAATATGAAGCGATGGGCCTGACGCCGAGGGGGCAGGGCGCCCGTGCCATCAAGGAGGGCTGGACGCTGAAGGACGGCAAGCTGCCGGTCAATCCGTCCGGCGGGCTCAAGTCGAAGGGCCATCCGATCGGCGCCACCGGCGTCTCCATGCATGTGATGACCGCAATGCAGCTTGCAGGCCAGGCGCCCGAGGGCATGCAGATCAAGGGCGCCAGGCTCGGCGGCATCTTCAACATGGGCGGTGCTGCCGTCGCCAACTACGTTTCCGTCCTGGAGCCGTTGAAGTAA